The DNA sequence AAAAGGCTCCGACATGTCTCCGTACGGCAAGTGGAACAAGTCGGCGAGGGTGATGTTCTCTCCTGCGAGATACTTTTGCTTGGAGAGGATGCGCTCGTACCCCTGGAGGGctttgtcgagatcctcgagcttggccttgaccacgTCCTCATCGGCGGGTCCGAGGTTCATCACCTTCTTGAACACTTTCTCCCAGGTGATTCTAGTGGTGTTGAGGTCGAAGTAGGAAAGCTCAATGGAAAGGGCCTGGTATGGGTCAGCAGATATCCATACAACATAGCAATTTTTAGAGAAGAATATTACCTGCTGGAAACCGGCATATGCCTTGAGATCAGACTCAGGAGGAGACAAGTCGATGCCGATGTCGCGGTACTTCACGGCAATGTAGTGGGCAATGGCTCTGCTTTCTATCTCAAAGTTAGCATTCTCCTTACGCAGATGGGGGTCGTAAAGTGTCATGATTTACTTACCGTAGACTTTGATACCAGTCTCTGTGTCGATCAAAACTGGGATCTTCTTGAAGGGGTGAAACTCCTCAGCGTACTCGTCAGTCCTGTGCGCACCCGCAAGGACGTCAAGAGCAGGAAGCTCATACTCCaagcccttctcctccagcaccGTGCGCACACGACGGGTGCAAGTTGAAGGGCCGTATCCGTAAAGTTTTAAGACCATTGTGTCGATTCAAGTTGGGTTAGAAGAGTGATTAATGTGATTGTTGAACAGGATGGTGACATGAGCATCACGATGGTGACTTATATAGCCCAACCTCATGAATGCACAGAACTAGAATTATTAATTTGTTAATAATTGAATCAGCCAACCTCGGCTGACATTCTGTCTCTCCAATCGGATTGGCCAATTTACGATCCGTCTCGCGTCTCGTCCGTCATTCGGACGAGAATTGCTCCCGATCGATTGGTAAGTCGCACGGAGTTAATTTGCAGCCGAAAAAAGGGACCCGAAATAGGAATATTTTTCGATGCAATTGCTTCCGTTGGGGATTTGATTAGTCAAGAGACATCTGTCTTTTTCTTGATGGGCATTGACGAGAGCATTGATGATCTCAGTGTCCCTTCTTGCAGTCGACAAGAGTGTTGGGCGCCGTGGCAAACACAATGTTCAGCACAGCAACGCCGCAACCATAAATCTGCTTACCAGGCGTAATGAGAAACAGTCTATGAAAGAGCACAGATAGAGGTAATTGTTGACTAATCGATCATATAAAGTCTCTATTTGTTCTATGGTATTAAGCTTGCGCCGCGAGACAAGTTGTAACAAACATGGCGCCTATTCGACCTCCAAGTAGTCCATCTTTTGGAAGACCTCGAGCCTGGAGAATCTAACAAGTTTTTAATAGAAATTACCGCAGGACTACTTGTTGTAACAAGCAAACGAGGTGATCTTGTCATTGTGGTTGGCGGGGATGTTGGCATCAACTCCACCACTGCTCGTGGGAACGACCAAGCTAGCTCCCTTGCAGTTGGCATCGCTGAGATATGTTAGTGATTTTCCCGTCATGGAATTGATGTTAAACTTACTCCCAGAACTGGCACCACACGTTAGGAGGGATCTGGATGTAGCTAATGCGGTCATTCCAGAAAGCGTCGTTTCCCAGAAGGTTTCCTAGCATAACGGAATCAGCAAATTGTCAAGAATCTAGTGAGATGCGCATCTTACTGCAGGTGGCGTGGGGGGTGTCAAAAGCCTTGAACTGGCCACCGCCGTTCTTTTGGTTCTCGAACAcgccgatggtgatggcctgAGCCATACCggcaagagagagaagagcgGCGAACttcatggtgatgagcttgtAACTGTTGGAAGTGAGGAGTGATGAGTGGTTGGATATATCACCTTAAGATCAAAAAGCATATACTTATATAGCCGAGATAATTTACACTTTTCGAGTCTCTCGTGATGTCGTCTTTCAGCTGGCTAAGTAAAAGATCGGTAAGCGGTTTACTCAGCGTTTCTGTGGGGTAGCTTCATGTATGCCCAATAAGGCTGGCCAGTAACATTCAGAGCAGCAAGTGAGTTAGATTAATGTTACTCTGTTACCATAGCTTCTTAGCTCGAATCCGTATATGACTAACGTCTTGATTGACTGAAAAAGCGGTATCCGTAAGGTCTTGGTAACGGCAAGGAGCAGTAGCTGAAACATCAAATATGAATACCCACTTCACCACGCGGCCGTCTCAATCCTATGTTTAATCTTATACGGGAAGCGATCTGCCGGCATACCAATCTCATCGGCAATTGCACGCCGTGGGAGGAATCCAACAGCGGCCGATCGTTGACCAAACCTGACTCACCTGAGCGTCGGACGTGGATGCTACATGACCAAACCGTATTATTCACTGCTACGCCTGATACTTCTTCCGCCTCTATGAGAAGGAAGTTGGCCGATTCAAAGTGGCACATGATTTGTAGGGTCGATGATACTGTTTCCTGCACATTGCCTAGACTGATGGAGGCACGGAAGCTGAATGATCATGTTGATGGGGAGGCGGGATTGAAACCGCCCAAGGAAGGTGTCTCAGGGCATGCGGTCCGAGAATCATGCAATTGATACTATTCAAATGCATACAACGTAACAGATATTGGGCGTCTTGCATACCTCCTGGCCAATAGGACAGGAAGCTCAGATTGGTCTCGTGATGAGGACTCAAGCACAGTGCCGCTTGCTCGCATAGCCTTATGATCATCCTGGAAGGTGATCATCGTATTCGGCGTATTGAGTTACATACTGCAACGTCAGCCCCTCCGGATGTCGGCCGCTCGCATCAATCTTGTGCCGTGGCACGATCAGCTTCATGATATGCACGTGCCGCGTTCGTTTGCAGAGTCGCTGCAGGTCCTACAACGAAGAGGTTAAATGCACGGTCTCGCCCTGTTAGTATGAGTGATAAGATGGAGCGGGGAACGAATGCAGGGAACTTTCGCATCTCGGACCTTGTCCTTCCGGTGTGCCTTGGCAGGACGCCCCGATGTTCCGAAGCGCTGAGCTGGCTCACCGATGTGACAGTAATAGCCAGATACGGCAACTCGAGAACACTACATGCAAGAAGGATGCACATTGAGTATACCTTACTTAATATCATACAACATAGACTTTCGAGTTGTGTACCAAACGAGTATAAATAAGACTACCAGCCTCCCAGCTGAGGAGCACACGACACCACCAACCCTACGAGAAATCAACCAAATCAGTTCCACATCGAGATATTTTCACAATTTACACAAAATGAAGTTTaatctcctcttcctcgcggCCGCCGTCATCGCCGCTCCCTCACCAGACATCAAGTCCAGGGATGTTGAAGCCCGTGCGACATGCTGGAACCGAAGCAGCTGCTCCATGACGTGGAGCGGCAAGTGTGAGGACTACTGCAAGCCTTACAAGTTCTCCCACATGGCTAGAACCGACTGTGGAATTTTGTCAAAGCGGTGCTGCTGCAAGACCAAGTAGCGGCCGTGCTGATTGCCGCTGGGTCTTCTCGGATGGCTCTACGCCTGCGGTGGCTGTGATAGGACTATGAGATCTTACGGAGAGATTCGGAAAATGGGATGTATAGGCATAACTGGCAAGGGATTACAGTTTGGCTgtgatgctggcctgggaCCACAATTGTACTTACTGTCATCCTTGATCATCTTATCAGTTTTGGGTACACACTCGGTGTAAAATCAATCCTCCCTGATCCTTGCCGTAATGCTGAAACATTTTCACCACTTGCCCGCCATTCATAGCCATACACCAGCCCGTCCCACCGATCAGAGGCTTTCATCCTTTGTGCCCATAACAACTTCATCAATATCCGAGGACTCCTGAatccccaaggagaagaatcAGGACCAACTAAACGAGTGCACCCATAACGTCACAGTAATCATCCAGGTCCTCATCTTCGGCAGCTCGCTTTGCCGCTCGATCCGCCATGACATTCAGCGATCTTAGTATCTTTCAAAACTCAACCTTTAAACCGAGCTCCCCAAGCCGCTCGAATTCCCCAAGTAGTGCCTCCCAAAGATCCCTGTTCTTCACAGCCCCTCGGTTGCTGGTCCTCCATCCGTTCCATAACCATCCCGACACCCATTCGGTGGCGCCTTTGACGACGTACTCTGAGTCGGTGGCAATGACTAACTTGGTGAAACCTTCGCCCGGCCAGTAACGGAAACGTAGGGCGGCCAGGACGGCTCGGAGCTCAGCACGGTTGTTCGTCTGCTCGTGGTAGTCGCCCCAGGGGCCGAACTTCCCAAGACGTCCGGAAACTATGCCTGAATCGCGGTCGGTTACTGGTTTGAAGTAAATGGCCCAGCCTGCTCTTGGGTTGGATCCACCATTTTCGAGACAGACACCATCAGCGAAGATTAGGAATTCGTCTAGATTATTGCGGCGGATGAAGCGATAAACATGAGGGCTTGCCCGTCTGCCCAGGCCGGCTGTGGATAGTTCGCCAGGCAGAGCTCTGCTGATGGCGGGACAAATTTGGACGGGTAGGCGCGTCCTCTGCCTCATATGCAGCCCTGTTCTCGCATCGGAAGGGGTTGGCAATCGATTACCGGGTCAATCCGGCGAAAGTACCCCGGACCCGGGCGATCGTGATCGTGTACCACAGAGCCTCCTTGGTTAGAAAGCATGTTAAGTTCTCCGGCCGAGTCTGGGAGCTCATCATCCATGAAGGTGTAATCGACGCAGCAGGACCCGCAAACGGGCAAGCCGTGACGTCCACAGGCTAGACGCCCATCTGGGAGCTCAATGGGGCTGTCCATGCTGTAGACTTCTGGTCGGGCTTTGTATGGGTGAGGATCAATTTTGACTGTGATGAAGTTGAACGTCACTGCGCGTGTAGTGTGTCCTGTCACGTGACTGATGTCTCGGACGCTGGGGTGCTGCCATCACGCTTTCCGCATTTGTTGGCACAGATAACGGCTGTGAACAAACTCTGTACCTACCTACTTTACTATGATATGATGGGAAAATGTTTTGATCTGTATTTTTCAGTTTGTTGTTTTATTTTGCAGACCTCAACTTGGTCAACCGCACGACGAAGTAGAGGCCACGCCATAGGGCCCATGTTGTAGGGGTTGAGAAGTCTTTGGTGCCTCGGAATTGTTTGCTTTTAAGTTTTACTTAAATTTGTCAAATTTATGTTTTCTGATTGCCTTTTCTTTTCAAGCACTATGACGGGATGATGTTGGGACACCGGCAAATGAGATCAGAACCAGGATGACGATATAGATATAGGGTGGAAGTGGTCTTGTAAACAGAAACGAGAAAGCGAGAGAGACGAAAAATCATTACTTGCAAGAAAGCTTGAATAACTACTCAGTAACCCTTTTTGAGAATCGTTTCGACTGGTCTCATCTTTACTTCTTGACTTCAGCCACTATAGCCTCATGCATCCCTTTCGGCCCATCTACAGAACCTGCCCACCCAGCCGAATGATGACACGATTCCTTCGAGCATACAAAAAGCTTTGCTCTTCCATCGCTTCATCTCCCACCTTTACCCATCTTTGAATGTTGGAAAAGGAAGACGCACCAACATGAGCGGCACTGGAGGACCCGCGTGCGCTTGCGCGCCAACTCACCACGTCGTTTGTGCCTGCGGAGTATTCAGCTGCTCTGAATGTGGTGCCGCCCAGCAGCAGTCAGCCCGTATCGTTGCCCGCCTGGGCCTGCTTGATGGTTCTTACTTTGGCAATCCCTCCCAGAACCCTCTTTGCACCAGCTGCCGTGGCCGCCCTGAGCTTGACCGGAGGCACCGGGCACTACGGTCGGAGCACACGCAAAGACTAGACGATCAAACTTATGGGTCAATTCTGAATTTCTTGCCACAACCGAGGATAACCAATTCTCAGTTTGTACCGGAAAATGAGCCACTACGAACGTGGACGGAACAACCGAGGGATCACCAACAGCCGGAGGGGGGCGAGCAACACGACCGGATCCTTATCATATCAAGGCGATTGAGAGGTTGTTCTCTAACGGGGCGCGCAAGAGAATCAAGTGAAAGCCCCAATCAGACAAATCAGGGAGCAGTATCTTCTTTTACAGACGGGAGGCAACCTAGGGCCCGTCaaccagaagaagagcagtCAGCCCAAACCACGAAACAagccaggaggagggagagagatgagaggtTTATGAGGACCATAGGAGAAGAAAGACAACACCAGCGCCAGAGAGAGCAAGAACGCCGTCAAGAACAGTTCCAACGGAGACACGAAACAGAACTCCGCGTTCAGAACGTTCAACTAGTGCTGGAGAATGAACTCATGCGACAAGAAGCACAACATCAATTTGTCGGAGTGGAGCCAGAGAGACCAGAAAGCTTTGTGCGCGCCGGACTCCTACAACTACTAAAGCAACGTCAGAGACAGGAGAGACAAAGGGAGGGAAGTAAGTCGCAGAccacaacgacgacgacgaccgGCGATAAAGCCACGAAAGAGATGAGCAAGCAGTGTACGATCTGCGTCGAGACTTATACAAATGTTCAGGATTCCTTTCCATTTCCGCCCGCCCTTCAACAATGCAGCGAACACCACGACATGGACGTTTGCGTACTCTGTCTCTGTTACAATATCAAATCTCAGCTTGAGTCACGAGGATCTGCAGCATACAACGATCTCAAGTGTCCTAATCCAGGCTGTGATCATGTATACACCCACACGCAGGTCTGGCTTCTATCCGACCCAGACACCTTTGCCCTGTATGATCAACTTGGCCTCAACACTAGTCTGGCAATGGAGGCCAATTTTCGGAGATGTCTTCGCGGGAGATGCACCAATGGCCAGATCTACGACGACTTGGACCCGGATTCCCCATATGGAAACCGAATCCTCTGTAGCGTGTGTGGTTTTGTCATGTGTTTTAAACACCACTGTCCATGGCATCAAGACCTCACCTGCGACGAATACGACCTGCGAAGAAAAGACGGCGACAAGGAAACAGAAAGCTGGTTGGCCGAAAAGACCAAGCCCTGCCCCAACTGCAACATCCCGATCGAAAAGGGCACAGGCTGTTTTCACATGACATGTCGAGCCTGCCGCTACGAGTTCTGCTGGGAGTGTCTGGCTGACTGGAGAATCGCAAGGTCCGGTCATGTAGGACATCGCCCAGATTGCTTTTTTCGCAAGAGAGTGGCTCCTCCGCCCATGGCGATGCTTGGGAGTACGATTGTGGAGGCGCAGAGGAATAGGGAGAGGGCAGCCCAGAGACGGGCAAGGATTGACGGTCTACCTGACCCTTGAGTGATTTCTCGCGCGCTTGAGACTTGCCCAAGTATTGTTAGACCGAATAAATGAATTAAATCCTGAAAGAGTGTTTAAGGATTAGATCGGCTGCAACTATTACTTAGGTATTGATAGCAGGTGTTGACTAATAGTATAGTCCCTCCGAATTGAGAGCTCTGGACCAGGCTGCCTCGACCATATCAGCCACCCTGGGGTTGCGAAATCTTCAACTTTTAACTGGGAATTTGCTGATACATTGATGCTTTACCCCTCATGGACTTTTGCAATTTTAGATACGACCTCGGCCGCATTGACCAATGAAATTCGCGACTGCTGCCCTCTTGTCAGATCCCTCGTTCAGTCGAGGCGCAGACACCCCGCTTGGGAGATCGTAGCGgggccatcatcactcaaTTCTTGCTCAACCACAGTCCTGACCCTGCAGTCTACGCTTTAGAGCTCCTTTAGTTTGTCACAGGGTCTTTTGTGCCAGGAAGCATGGCCATAATCGAAGAGTTTCCTCCTTTCAAGCTTTGCGCCCTATGCAAGGGAATCTTCCCCAGTGCTGACGACCCAAACGTCGATGACAATATCCAAAGCCAGATATGGACGAATGATGAGGGTTACTACTTCACGCGGACACGGGAAGAGATCGAGCGAGGAGCTATTGAGAGTTGTGAATTCTGTACAGACATCGTGCAGAATGATAGAGCGTACAGGAAGAGCTGCTCTCCAGATCGCCAACACGAAACGATTGGCCAGGAGAATGACTGTGAGGGGAGTGCGGATGAGAGCTACGAGGAAAGCGAACAGGAGAGTGAGGTGGGATCACAATCTGCGGAACCTGATGAGGACCCAGACTACGTCACCATGTTTTCAGGGCCGCGAGCCGGTTGGTTTCCTCCGATGGAAGAGAGACTCGAATTCAGGATCAAGTTTCACTCCGAAGACAAACATCTAGCTGTCTACGACTCAAATGGCCTGTTGATAGGCCGTAGGTGGTGTTTACACACAACACCCGGTAGGTTTTCGCCACTGCCCTCCCCTACTTGAGCTACCTCTCACTATTCCCACAGACAACCCGGCATCCAAACTCATCCATGCTCAGGCAACACTCGCAGAGTTCGGGTCGGACGAAACCTTTGGGGCCGTACGACAGTGGCTGGGTGAATGCGTTGACAACCATCCAGAATGCCCCGGTAACGCCCCGAGAGAGCTACCAACGAGGGTCATCATGGTCTCACCACTGGGGGTCGACGTTTCGGCGCGCTTGTGCGAGACCCTCGGCAAAACAGGACAATATTGCGCCCTGAGCTATTGCTGGGGCGGTGACCAGCTTCACAAGACTACCCGCGAGAAGTATGCCGCATATCTTCGAGAGTTACCATACGAAGAGCTACCACAGACCATCCGAGACGCCTTCCAAGTGGCCCGGTCCGTTGGAGTAAGATACATATGGATTGACTCACTTTGCATCGTGCAAGACGAAAAGGAAGACGTTGCTCGAgagatggcaaagatgttCCAGATCTACTTCAACAGTTGCTTCACGATCTCGGCAGCCAGCGCGTTGACTTGCAGGGCCGGTTTTCTCAAGCGACTGCCAGTAAACGATACGGGactcttctttctccccaTTCGCGTGGACAAGAGCACCAAGGGTTCCGTTCTACTGTCTAGGGAGGGACCCTACTGGGCCATGATTGGGGCATACCCACAGCCCATCAACGACCGAGCGTGGACGCTCCAAGAGGCGATGCTCACACCTCGACTTCTCATCTTTACCGGCATGGATGTCATCTGGAAATGCCAAGCTGGCTTTGGACCAGAAACGGCCGAGCACCCCAGAGCCGCTAACGAGATTCACATTGAGAATGTGTACGGGCCTCCTAACGAGAGCCGGTGGTTTCCGGCACTTGTAGATTGCGGTTACAACTTCATTTCTATAGGAGGCGATGAAGGCCGTCCCTCACGCTCAGGTGATGACTTGGAGGTTTTACAAGAGCAATGGTGTCTCCTAGTGGAAAACTACACCAAGCGCAACCTCACCGTCGCAACGGACAAACTTCCTGGCATCTCCGCCATCGCCCGACTGTTGGCTCCCAGGCTGAAGAGTGATTATCTAGCAGGGCTTTGGAGACAAAACTTGG is a window from the Fusarium keratoplasticum isolate Fu6.1 chromosome 5, whole genome shotgun sequence genome containing:
- a CDS encoding HET domain-containing protein, with the protein product MAIIEEFPPFKLCALCKGIFPSADDPNVDDNIQSQIWTNDEGYYFTRTREEIERGAIESCEFCTDIVQNDRAYRKSCSPDRQHETIGQENDCEGSADESYEESEQESEVGSQSAEPDEDPDYVTMFSGPRAGWFPPMEERLEFRIKFHSEDKHLAVYDSNGLLIGHNPASKLIHAQATLAEFGSDETFGAVRQWLGECVDNHPECPGNAPRELPTRVIMVSPLGVDVSARLCETLGKTGQYCALSYCWGGDQLHKTTREKYAAYLRELPYEELPQTIRDAFQVARSVGVRYIWIDSLCIVQDEKEDVAREMAKMFQIYFNSCFTISAASALTCRAGFLKRLPVNDTGLFFLPIRVDKSTKGSVLLSREGPYWAMIGAYPQPINDRAWTLQEAMLTPRLLIFTGMDVIWKCQAGFGPETAEHPRAANEIHIENVYGPPNESRWFPALVDCGYNFISIGGDEGRPSRSGDDLEVLQEQWCLLVENYTKRNLTVATDKLPGISAIARLLAPRLKSDYLAGLWRQNLAFDLMWSIHRFPRPEACKSGSPSWSWASVQGTIEYVGRRLVDSAAEVISCSVDLAYPRDPYGAVTGGLLEIRGHLTQVSKEDLHREHGRIDYKMDSIGVSPSLRSCKGKQSPTLWCLTLGYGKGMMRGWFYSLILVKEPGWDNRYRRVGFLETDAGWSPEGREDFEKETITII
- a CDS encoding RNase H type-1 domain-containing protein, with amino-acid sequence MDSPIELPDGRLACGRHGLPVCGSCCVDYTFMDDELPDSAGELNMLSNQGGSVVHDHDRPGPGYFRRIDPRTRLPVQICPAISRALPGELSTAGLGRRASPHVYRFIRRNNLDEFLIFADGVCLENGGSNPRAGWAIYFKPVTDRDSGIVSGRLGKFGPWGDYHEQTNNRAELRAVLAALRFRYWPGEGFTKLVIATDSEYVVKGATEWVSGWLWNGWRTSNRGAVKNRDLWEALLGEFERLGELGLKVEF